DNA from Daucus carota subsp. sativus chromosome 1, DH1 v3.0, whole genome shotgun sequence:
ACAACTCACAAGTGCACCTATTTAACTCGATTTCATCCCAAAAAATATGCAGAAAATATGTGTGTTACTTAATATCAAAGGAGTAAATAATTTCAAAACGAGATGCAGAAGCTGTGGTTCGTAGCTGTAATAccaaacaaaaaatgaaaaggGGAAAAAAAAACCAAGTTATTGTTCTTATCTTCCTAGTAGGTGGCCCCACTACATAGCCTATACTGCTGCCACGAATTTTGTatgcatttttataattaaatcagCAATTTATCTATGTTTTAAATAAAGAAGAAGGATGAAGAGATCTTTACGGCCCCGTGCAAATGCAATCACTAGCTTTtgacctttgaccaaagtcacgTGCGCGGTATCTTTTGACCCCAAAATTCTCGTCGATTCCGGAAGACACGCACGTGCACTCACCACCTCCGCCTacgttaatattatttttaaataatcataaattagagttgttattatatttaccATTCACAACACACACCTGCCACGTTTCTAACAACTTTCCGGTGGGATGGAAGCGTATGGTGTTTCAGCGGTTTCGCTAAACTAATGCTCAGgtattcaaattatatttttaaaagtattttaaataggtgatattttaatttgaaatgattATTTTGATGAGGATTAATGACTTGATatccaaatataaataaatgacacgtgaaatttgaaaaaaatttgaaatttatttaggCACCTGATATTTTTTCTTCATAAAATCCATTATTTGGATCGtacacaaataaattatttatcaatatatcaacgaatattaatttaatatatcttCATCGTACTGGATGCGTGTAGGAGTTTTTCTTGAGAAAGATACCAATTAAGATTGGGCTCTTTAGAAGATACAGGAATTGGGCTACGGGCaagtttgggccatatcttacCAATCACACGTTGATTTGGGTACTTGCCATATTGCTCAAGGTTTACTTTGATTTGGGTACTTGTCATTAGAGTTGGACCCTGTAATTTTTGGTATGACACAAAAACGATACggaaaattagtatttgtatttgtatttggaACACACGACACGAAAAATAAACGAACACGAACTACCCGACTGAGATGTCGTGTCGGTTTTATGTTTAACCTTTGGGTtttgtatttattatatatttataataaatatatgtatattttcttttaaacaaatgcatagtttataatattgaaagtataaatgatttatatatatatatatatatatatatatatatatcatctaattttgtaaaatctagaaatctaatatttacattaattcatatattcatttatattaatatttaaattcgattttacaCGATATGAGCAGGACACGAAAACGGAAGTACACAACAAGAAAATATACGAACATTAAATGAGTCGGTTTTGTGTGTGAtctttgagtacacgacacgaaggTACACGATGTGTGAGCGAATTGCCAGCTCTACTTACTTGTTATATTGCTCAAGATTATAGtctaacttattgttttttTGAAGGAACAGTCTCActatttttaaaagtaaaactgacCATGTTAGCTTGAAtaactatttaaaaaaaattcaaaactgcatttctaattaaaataaatacaatgcTTAATAATACAGGTTAGTTTTATTCAAAGTTCTACTAGTTtggcaaaaaatatttaaaacacaataaaaatttgtattaaatattCTGGTCGGTATTTGAATCTATGACATTCAAAGGAAACGATAAAATTCAACAGCTGAATATCAAGTAATGAAAGGCAAAGTGTGACCATTCAACACAAAAGGCAGGTGGTTACGTGATAACATGCGAAATGAACCATTGAACAACCTACACATTTTTAAGATAACTAGATAATCAAATGTCGGTTATATAATCTAATGCTCACTTTTATATTGGGCCATACTTATTTACGTGATGCATGTTCttacaaaatttaaactttaaaaatgAAGAAGGGAGATatcatttttttctaaaaaattattatctggAGTATCCTCTTACACAATTCACCGATAGTTTTagcattttattatttatatgtaaaccgtatttcttcattttcattttttaaatatttttgtttgatataaTGTCAATTTAGCATGACACAATACTACTACTGTTCTGGTGAGAAATGACCTTTTAAAGAAGCAGTCAAATTGCACGTTACCTGTAATTTTACCATGTtgaaaataatcaataatttatttattacatattaaaaatcgTCATGTGAAATTTAGCCACACTTAATGCAATCATAACTGCTATTGATAGTGTTGATTTCAAAAACTACATTGATATTGAAATCTTTTCTTATGGGTAGAACATAAATATGGGCacttaaattttatatactcTTGTTATAAAATTAATGAGTAAATAATccttaaaaggaaaaaaataaagacCATGAGATCCTCAACTCAAtgagtaaataatattttatatattatatttaaacaaagcttttaagaaatttttaagaaaaaataaaaagtgaaaaattatcaaatatatatcaaaaatattatgtctcttattttttttaataattttactatttttcaaaatatatttataaaatattattttttaaccggATGCAACTTTGTATATACGATTTGTACTAAATAAAACCCAAaacaatttttagaaaaaatctGGAGCTACTTTTGATTGTGTAGGATGTTAATTTTGGTTgcacaaatttataaattttttttcaaaaaatgatattttttataaacttcatataagaatattaagtacttttataaaaaattagaaaaatgagcatatttttcaaaatacccCAAATTATTCTccttttgatttatatatataaggtaACGTGATAAAGTCTGGTAATTGAGCATAATATATTACAAGGGTCCCTTGCATTAGTTTGGTAGGAAGATGAAACAGCCAACCATGTACTTTATGATGGCGATGTAGTGGCCTTCACATTCATTTTCTCATTCTTCCATTAGCTTTAAACCCCAGCTCTGCTGTATCTACTTCATCTGCCTTAACAAAGTCACTTTGTTTCTAATATTTTGTACCCTACTTTAACAGATTGGATCTCCTCAGCTGATCATGCACATAAATATTCACAACTATTGATTGATAGAGAGGAAGAATTAGAAGATATAATACAGAGGATCAAGAGATGTTGCAAAGAGCAGCAAGCAATGCTTATTCATGGTGGTGGGCTGGCCATATCAGAACTAAGCAGTCTAAATGGCTTGAACAAAGCATGCAAGGTTTGCATTTCTGttctccttttctttcttttctataTTACTCGGAATCGGCTACAAATTTCCGGATACGTATTCAAATGTCGGACACGacaatattctgaaaattttacatgtttttgtctAAAATAAGTGTTGGAGTGTACACACCATGTGATCATCTCTGAGTatcgagtgtccgacacggttacttgaggcaaaatgaagagtctgGGTAACATAACTCTGTAGATTGgtttagaataatttattttgatctTCTTGAtcacttttaaaaaatttgagattAAATCTTGTTGAAAAAAGTATGCCCTGCTGATCTTTCTATTAAATCTGTCTACGATTTTAGATGCATCTATAGTCAATTCTGTAGAATTAAAAGAGAAATATAAAAGAAGTCCACAACTTTGGAGGGATTCGAGAGAGTGATCATATGACAATGTTATTTAGTTGCTCTAGGGTATGTGGTTGGAGATTTAAGTCAATTTTTTGGAATTGTAGACATGGAGGAGAAGGTGGATTATGCACTCAGGCTCATCCAAGAAGATGGAGACACTTTTGCCAAGAGGGCAGAAATGTACTACAAAAAAAGACCAGAGCTGATAAGCTTTGTCGAAGAAGCTTTCCGTGCTTTCCGCGCCTTGGCTGAAAGATATGACAGCTTATCAACAGATTTGCAGAAAGCCAATACCACAATTGCTACATGCTTGCCAGAACAAGTCCAGTTTGCGATGGATGAGGAAGATGAGTTTTTTGCATCCAAGAATGCCAAGTCTAGTCATTTACAACAAGGGCCACCGGTTCCAAATCCGCCAAAAGTCCCCAAGGTTCCAAATCGACCTATGAGAGGTATGATAAATGAAGCCTCAAAGAAGCTTGAAGCAAAGGCGTCATCTAAAGCAGCAACTGCCAAGATTAAGCCTGCTAAATCTGGTTTGACCAAGAGCGAAGCGCTTGAGGAGATTGACAAGCTTCAGAAAGATATTCTTGCTTCGCAGACTATGAAGGAGTATGTGAAGAGTTCATATGAAAATGGGATATCTAACTATTGGAGACTTGAGAATGAGATATTGGAGAAGCAAGATAAGGTTATCAGGTTACAAGATGAGTTTGGTGTTAGCACTATGATTGAAGACAAAGATGCTCGGACTTTGATGGCAGAAGCAGCGATTAAATACTGCCAGGAAACATTGGCTCAGTTGCAGGATAAGCAAGAGAGGTCTGCTGAAGAAGCAGAAATTGAAAACAAGAAAATTGAGGATGCTCGTCTAAGATTGAAGTCACTCAAACAAGAGTTTTTCGCTCATCAGGCAGACGAGGTTGAAAGAGCAGAAGAGAGTACTGATCACAGACCAGAAGAGTTACAAAGTTTAAAGCAAGACGTTGTTGGTCCTGAGAGACAGAAATTAGAAGCACTGCGTGAAAAGATCAAAAAGCAGTTTAGAGTAGGCACCAGTGAGTCTCTTACAGTGTCAGAACTAGTAGATAAGATTGACGATCTTGTGAATATGGTGATCAACCTGGAAAGTTCAGTTTTGTCACAGACTGTACTGATCGACAGATTAAGAGCAGAAGCTGATGACTTTCATTTACAAATCCGAAGCTTGGAAGACGACAAGGCAACTCTATTAGATGGAAGGCAAGATTCAGAAAAAAGGGTGAAAGAGATGGAGCAAAAACTATACAGTGTTCAGAATTTAAACAAGAACATTATTATTCAGAATACTGACATCCATACTCATTTTAATGAAGTCCATAGCAGTCTTGATCAACTATCAGAGAAACTTCAGAGTGTGCAACCAGAGGAAGAAATGGATTCCCCACGAGAAGAAGAGGGTTTACATATCGAAGCAAAATCAGCATTGGTACTGCAAAACAAAGAACAAGAAGGTGGTGATTTGATACGCAACACTGCAGGATCTGATGAAATTAAACAGAATTTCAATGCACAATCAGTTACCTCTAGCAACTCGGGAAAAGGAGAAGTAGACACACCACACGACAAAGAAGCCGGTGGCAGTGTACTAGACTCTAAAACTTCTGGAACAGAAGAAGAAGCAGATAGAACCAAACAGAATTTCAGTGCATCATTAGTACACTCCAATGAATCAAAACAAGTAGATAAAGGGGAAGGGGTAGCGGTCATTACCAGCAGTTCAGAAACGgaagtaaaagaaaataatatggaATGGATTCCCAGTGCATTAGCAATTGAAAATTCAAAGGGAGAAGGTGCAGAATCCTATGGTAAATCTGAAACAAGTCATGTCTCTAAGGGAACTGCCTTGCTAGAAATTACAGAGAGACCTCCTAGCATTGAACAAATGAATTTAGAGAAGTTTGCAGATGAGCTAAACTCGCAGCAGCTGCCCTTTAATGGATTGGAAGATAAAGAAAGGATTCTACTGGCGGAATATACAACAATCCTCAGGAACTACAAGGAAGTGAAGAAGAAGCTGAGTGAAGAGGAGAAGAAAaatgaaattctttttgaaacAACGCTGCAGTTACGAGATATGAAAAGTTCTGTTGCAAAAAAGGACCAAGAGATTCAGTCTTTACGTCAGAAACTAAACCTTATACAAGAAGAATCTGGCGAATCTGGTGATGGACCTGAAGCTGATGGCACAGCAGAAAATGACACTATTGGCACGCTTCCAACAGAAGATGAGGAGGAAGAGATTAAGTTTTTGATTAATCAGCCAAAAACTATCTCACCAGTAGAGGAAAAGCTCAGGGAAAAGATTGATGCAATACTTGATGAGAATCTGGATTTTTGGCTAAGGTTTAGCGGTGCATTCCACCAGGTCCAGAAATTCAAAACTGAAGTCCAAGACTTACAGGATGAAATATCACGACTGAAGAAAAAAGAGGAATCACACAGTTCTATTTCAACAGATCTTACAGCAGATGTGCGAGCAGTATGCAAACACCTAAGCGAGAAAAAAACTGAACTTACAGTGTGGTTAGAACAAAGTAATTTGCTGAAGAATGAACTGCACCGCAGAATCTCATCTATATCTGAAATTCAAGAAGCAATAACGGTATCTTTGAGGGAAGGAGTGGAGACGGATGAAATCACGTTCAGTACACATCAAGCTGCAAAGTTTCAAGGTGAGGCATTAAGCATGAAGCAAGAGAACAACAAGGTAAATGAGGAATTATTGGCAGGTATAGACCATATAATTGCTCTCCGAACTGAAATTGAGAGGACTCTAGCCAAGTTGAATCTTACAGAAGGAAAATCATCATTCAGGAGTCACAGCCGTTCTAAGGTTCCCTTACGGTCTTTTCTTTTCGGGACCAAGGAAAAGAAACATAAACATTCAATATTTTCATACCTGCACCACAGCAGCAAAAAAATGTCATCCCCATAATTATAGAAAACCTTTTATGAGTGTAATATAAAGTTTTCCTCTGCTTCAGTTTTCTTTCTCTACATTGTTTTTAGGTAGGGTTGGATTCAGATCAGGGCTTGTGTGGAAGTGATCCTAATAGAGGAGCAAAGGATTCTCAGCTGCCTACTTATGTGTGTAGTGTAGCTGAGATTCTTATACTTGTTtgctaatttatttaaaattattgttgaGTGTATATTATGAACTTTAAAGTTTTTCTGACCCCATTGTTTCGAGTTGAgacatctatactatctatactatctatacttctatactatactatattataataagccaacatatgtATAATtggtagtcgtacaaaattttggtttggtcatctcttTTGTAACTACAATTCTGTCACTTgtagacttctcttactcttacaatattaaagagttttataccgtttaaattacaaacacttgagatGTAGTATTAGATAAAAACTCCCCtctattcttttaaatataatttatatactatttatatactatattataataaactgacattggtataatttgtagttgtctaaaaaatataatcagttggtataTATAATTTGGTTAAAATCCAATCCATCagtactaaaatactaataaaatgatgttaaaatttaaattataattaataaattacgaattttatacccgtccgtgcttcgcacgggttaaaggctagttttttgtaattttccAACTGCTCTTGCATTGGTGATCCTCTTAGAACTCAGAAGCTATAGTCCCCAAAGGCCAAAGTATTGAACAAAAGGATCTCATCTCAGAACACAGCGTTCATCTCAGTTtgtctttttaaaatataaacacaaTCAAAATTCTTATGTGAAATCCGTCAAAGATGCTACCTATCACTTTTGATCTTCACTGTCGACAGTAAAATTGAACAATTTTATGAAATGagttatattcaattaaaattttaaatgatttttatatttataaaatatgagagtattttaatataatatcaaaaataatatttttaaccagTATTCTAAAACTCGCTAGGCGGCCAGGGCGGCCGGCCTTCGAGAGACTAATCGGTAAATCGAGGATTAATTGgatgtatttaaatattatttaattttaatattgaaaatatattttatataagtaaaaataataatacccTCATTTTTGTATCAATATAATAGGCAAATAGCCCATTTCATatattagcttcattttctatcaacacaatcattattttttcaattttaccgctaatttgaacttttttttagtttttgaccgattaatcgTGATTTTGACCGTCTAATTTCCGACCGATTAATCCTGATTTTGACCGCTCATAGTTTTCTGCCTAACTCCAACTCGAGGCGTTTCGCCTCTACCTAGCGCATAGGCGCAGTCTAGACTGAATTTTAGAACAGTGTTTTTAATTGTGtgctcaatttttttaaatatgtataaaaaaaagttaggaGAGTAATAATAATACCAAAAAGAGGGTTAATAGTTTTTTGCAATAAAAAGAACAGGTGAACAAGGTAATATAAAATAAGGGTGTTGCTAAATACAGTTCATTTTTGCTTTGTGCAGTTTGCAGAGATTACATATATGACCTTTAGCTTATTAAATGTGTGAGACCTAATAAATAGGCGTTGATTACCGCGTGTTTACATGTGACCTAAAAGACTGCGCTACAACATCACATTTCAAAcagtttcttatttttttaattttaaattttagaatatatagattttaattcttaaacacacgttcttttcaaaaatatattataaaatatgattatcaCATTTTTCAGTAATTATTAGTTTGGCAAATTTTATATTcttcatttttataaattttaaatacattcaaatttttgtgcaagaagtaaattttattcacaagaaaaataattaaaatcacaagaaaattattaaaaaatactttcACAATATTTTGTAATCGTTATTTTTGGatggattattatatatatacatatatatatatatattaaagtttttatttaaataaaagaattGGAAATTAAAGAAGGGAAGAAACATTTAACACATTAAAatgcatttaaaatttatatttaacaatgtattttaaaaatatattaaaatacgtgacaatattcaatattaaaaataaaaacattcagCCACTTCCATTCCCCGACTCTAGCTTTTATAGGAGGATCCATAATCTTCATGAAATTTGAACCAAAACCCGGCAATTTTTGTTCAAAGGGatctaaaataatgattataatatttaaaaagtatgatatgaattaataattcaattatGATAAACTgtgcatacatatatacatatcgaaacaaagtgaacataaattcaaataaaaattatatataacaaattatttttctaaattcttaATACTTAATAAAAGTTTTAGCCCAGCtaatgattattttataaaaaaaatcaagtattttttattttgactaaaatattatatcaaacactagtgttaactttttaatattttatattattggaaATTGGCCGTGATAATatagtttcaaaattttaagttgttttgattaaatgagaatgaacaaagtaaaaaaattaaacacatcgataaaaaaaataaagacattgataaaattatatataaagtcaagtatttaaattatatgattatacataaagttaaaataaaaattatacgaataaagattatttatacaattaaattatctttctaaattcttaatacatattaaaaagTTTAGGCCAACTAAaagttatattaaaaaaaaaaatccaagcactttttattttgactaaaataatatatcaaatattagtgttaactttgtaatattttaagttACGGGGATTTTAACCCATTAGAGCctgataatttaaataatattcatgtatCACTTAATAGTtgaaaaaagataattaaatggAGTAATTAGTTAGTGCGCCTACAAAGTGCACAAAAAATTAGGGTTGACTTTGTTTTGTATCATAGTATTACACAGAAGTTTAGGAAGGACACAACTGTAATCTCTGCGAACTGCACAAAGCAAATATGAAGTGTATTTAGCAACTATGTAAAAAATAATACAGGACTTTTTATCGACAAAAAGAACAAACGTATCCTCTCTTGGTCACGGGTTCGACTCCCACGGGTTCGACTCCAGAAGGAAGCAGAAATTGTGATTATACCTCTTGGATCTGGACCTGTCGCttaagtgcggtttaccttagttcacgtagtttgcaggctattgcgtcCTGAAGGACGGGTTCCTaagttaaaaaacaaaaaaacaaatgtagaaatttttaaatataattttttaaatattttgttttttaatataaatatttgctgACACGTGCATTTTTACAGAACGTTACAGACACAAAAAAAACAGAGCTTCCTTTAGATACATGATGCATCATCGTACACGCAATCTATTCCAAAACAATTGTTCTCAATACTCCAGAAAATAATATCATCATAGGCACTATCGTCTCGGCCATTGCAACTTCCGCCGCGTCTCCGCCGTGTCGTCCAGGTAATCCCCCACTTTCCGGCGACCTCATATCCTCATAATCATATAACTACTTGTATCAATCAAACATTTGTATGTTAAATTTTAGTAACTTATCTGATGAAATTAATGGTTAGAGATAAGGGATTAGTTTTAAAGTTGTAATTGAGATTAAGTTTGAGtttattaaattcaatatatgtttatatgctcttaatattattttgttgaaatttgggGGAAAGTTTGTTctatttatttatgtgtttatgttttatttgagcTCGTGTGAAGTTGAATTTTAACTGTCATCAGATCACTCGTACAATCGGAATTACAAATGTGATGAGAAATTATGGAAGGTCTCTTATATATCAAGTCCAATCACCAATGTGTTGTGAGGATGCAAACCACCATGATTTCTAATACTGGGCTAAAGATAGTGACAAACTTTAATAGGACTGTgaatttatgtataaatttattaagtttTAATCTGAAAAAAAAGACTTGATGCTTTGCACCTTCGTAATATGTATTCATATCATCATTATAGTAATCATCTTCTCCCATATTCATGTGATGCTTGGTAAACTAAAGTACCAGATGGATCAGAAGACTGCCCTTTTTGATTTAGTGGACACTGAAACCTTATGTCTGGGATAGTAGTTGTTCTTGACTGATAATATGGCATGGTAGATGGATTACATAATGCCTTTAATTTGGGACAAGAGGGGAAGTGACAAGCTCAAAAATGAAATCGTAGCGTGAGATGAATAGATTTAATCATCTACAATAGAGGAATGAGAAAGGTcaaaatttgtttttcttttaatccacccacaaattaatattatgagTACACCAGGAATTAACTTAAGAGCTAAAAGAATCTACAGTTGAGCATACAGAAAAACATCATCATACACAACAAATCAGATAAAGACGCAAACATTAAACAGAAAATGTAATACAAGTCATGTGTGTGGACCGTAGAGTGTGGATTATAATCGATTAGTTGACATGTTGGTAGAGTAAAAAAGCTAGATAGCACCCACGTGCTCAAGTTTCagatcattttaattttatcttttcTGAACTCCAAATTTGTGTATCGTATCATGTTATTTGGCTATATGTGAGTATTAAAATTCGGACCCAAACCAAATATGACCTAGTATCATACTTTTCCTTGTTCTAACCGGATAGTTTGAGATCTATCGGATACGAGCCAAGTATGATTCACATTAAGTATCATATGTGTATAGAATACTTAAATAACCAAGTAACCTAAAAATAGATgtgatattatataaatatattaattacaaaACAAAATTCTGAATAGATAGGTATTGATTATGTTAGAACAATGATATATTGCTAACTGATTTATTATTTGAGTAGATGAATAGTGTTAACAGAAAGTTCAATGAGCTATATGTTAGAATTATAATGGTCCAAAAAAATATGGACCGTGGGCCATATTCTTGTAGGATCATTTTGAAAGATATTGAATGAGGCCTAATATGAGTTGGTAATGAGTGCTCGTAACtgggatcatattatattcagtGCGCCGAATTTGTATCATTTGTAAAATGAAACTGCTacgtattttatatttttgagccGAATATGAACCGGATTGAGGGATAGTTTGGATAAATTTACAACCCTGCTTGTTGGTTGCTTGATCTCTAAATTATTTAAGAATCATCGTATCGTCTTTATTTGAAAATCACTGACACTTATTTACAAGTCTTGTTCAAATGATTTTATACTACTTCTTTTAAGG
Protein-coding regions in this window:
- the LOC108214204 gene encoding kinase-interacting protein 1, with product MLQRAASNAYSWWWAGHIRTKQSKWLEQSMQDMEEKVDYALRLIQEDGDTFAKRAEMYYKKRPELISFVEEAFRAFRALAERYDSLSTDLQKANTTIATCLPEQVQFAMDEEDEFFASKNAKSSHLQQGPPVPNPPKVPKVPNRPMRGMINEASKKLEAKASSKAATAKIKPAKSGLTKSEALEEIDKLQKDILASQTMKEYVKSSYENGISNYWRLENEILEKQDKVIRLQDEFGVSTMIEDKDARTLMAEAAIKYCQETLAQLQDKQERSAEEAEIENKKIEDARLRLKSLKQEFFAHQADEVERAEESTDHRPEELQSLKQDVVGPERQKLEALREKIKKQFRVGTSESLTVSELVDKIDDLVNMVINLESSVLSQTVLIDRLRAEADDFHLQIRSLEDDKATLLDGRQDSEKRVKEMEQKLYSVQNLNKNIIIQNTDIHTHFNEVHSSLDQLSEKLQSVQPEEEMDSPREEEGLHIEAKSALVLQNKEQEGGDLIRNTAGSDEIKQNFNAQSVTSSNSGKGEVDTPHDKEAGGSVLDSKTSGTEEEADRTKQNFSASLVHSNESKQVDKGEGVAVITSSSETEVKENNMEWIPSALAIENSKGEGAESYGKSETSHVSKGTALLEITERPPSIEQMNLEKFADELNSQQLPFNGLEDKERILLAEYTTILRNYKEVKKKLSEEEKKNEILFETTLQLRDMKSSVAKKDQEIQSLRQKLNLIQEESGESGDGPEADGTAENDTIGTLPTEDEEEEIKFLINQPKTISPVEEKLREKIDAILDENLDFWLRFSGAFHQVQKFKTEVQDLQDEISRLKKKEESHSSISTDLTADVRAVCKHLSEKKTELTVWLEQSNLLKNELHRRISSISEIQEAITVSLREGVETDEITFSTHQAAKFQGEALSMKQENNKVNEELLAGIDHIIALRTEIERTLAKLNLTEGKSSFRSHSRSKVPLRSFLFGTKEKKHKHSIFSYLHHSSKKMSSP